In one window of Rhodoglobus vestalii DNA:
- a CDS encoding metal-sensitive transcriptional regulator, with protein MVGYNDNKEQLLKRLRRAEGQVRGIHRMIEEDTYCIDVLTQVSAATKALETVALALLDDHLSHCVAEASREGGAVADEKIREASAAIARLVRS; from the coding sequence ATGGTCGGCTACAACGACAACAAGGAGCAGCTACTCAAACGCCTGCGTCGCGCAGAGGGTCAAGTTCGCGGCATCCACCGCATGATCGAAGAAGACACCTACTGCATCGACGTGCTCACCCAAGTGTCGGCCGCGACCAAAGCTCTCGAAACTGTGGCGCTCGCCCTGCTCGATGATCACCTCAGCCACTGCGTCGCCGAAGCCAGCCGAGAAGGCGGTGCCGTCGCCGACGAAAAGATCCGCGAAGCAAGTGCCGCCATCGCGCGACTCGTGCGTTCCTAA